One Pseudomonadota bacterium genomic window carries:
- a CDS encoding adenylosuccinate synthase, whose product MGNNVLVIGTQWGDEGKGKVVDLLTDKAEAVVRFQGGHNAGHTLVIDGQKTVLHLIPAGILRKDVDCLIGNGVVVSLPALFKEMDGLEQSGVNVGERLRISSRCPLILPSHVALDNARERARGAKAIGTTGRGIGPAYEDKVARRAVKVSDLFHEERLAARLGEVLDYHNFILTHYFKADAISVEKTLDDYLVYAERLAPMVTDITSMLAQHIESGHSLLFEGAQGALLDIDHGTYPFVTSSSTTAGGASTGTGIGPLHLHYVLGIVKAYTTRVGAGPFPTELADEAGAHMAKVGAEFGATTGRPRRCGWFDAVTMRRSVLNNSVTGLAVTKLDVLDGLESLKICVGYTINGEHTDTLPCEAHLLADCVPVYEEMPGWTDSTAGVTDYDLLPDAAKGYLNRLSELIDTPIALVSTGPDRSHTMVLQDPFAA is encoded by the coding sequence GTGGGCAATAACGTTCTGGTGATTGGCACTCAGTGGGGAGATGAGGGCAAAGGGAAAGTTGTCGATCTGCTTACTGACAAAGCTGAAGCTGTAGTTCGATTCCAAGGGGGCCACAACGCAGGCCATACGTTGGTGATCGATGGGCAGAAGACCGTACTCCATCTTATTCCTGCCGGCATTCTACGCAAAGACGTCGATTGCTTGATTGGCAATGGGGTGGTGGTGTCCTTGCCAGCCTTGTTTAAAGAAATGGATGGCCTTGAACAATCGGGTGTCAACGTCGGGGAGCGGCTTCGAATTAGTTCACGCTGCCCGCTGATATTGCCGAGTCATGTGGCATTGGACAATGCGCGTGAGCGAGCGCGAGGTGCCAAGGCGATTGGTACAACGGGACGCGGAATTGGTCCGGCCTACGAAGACAAGGTGGCGCGGCGAGCCGTCAAAGTGTCCGATTTGTTCCATGAAGAGCGACTGGCGGCCCGTCTGGGAGAAGTGCTCGATTATCATAATTTTATTCTTACGCACTACTTTAAGGCCGATGCGATTAGTGTCGAAAAAACATTGGACGACTATTTGGTCTATGCAGAACGACTCGCTCCGATGGTGACCGATATTACGTCTATGCTCGCGCAACACATTGAGTCCGGTCATTCACTGTTGTTTGAAGGCGCGCAGGGCGCGCTGTTGGATATCGACCACGGCACGTATCCGTTTGTGACGTCGTCCAGTACAACGGCAGGTGGTGCTTCAACTGGCACCGGTATCGGGCCGCTGCATCTTCACTATGTCTTGGGCATCGTGAAAGCCTATACGACCCGCGTTGGTGCAGGACCGTTTCCCACGGAACTTGCGGATGAGGCGGGCGCGCATATGGCGAAAGTGGGGGCGGAGTTTGGTGCGACGACCGGGCGTCCTCGCCGATGTGGCTGGTTCGATGCGGTCACTATGAGGCGCTCGGTTTTAAACAATAGCGTTACGGGGCTGGCGGTCACAAAACTCGATGTATTGGATGGGCTCGAATCACTTAAGATATGTGTGGGGTATACCATTAACGGCGAGCATACCGACACCTTGCCGTGTGAGGCGCATTTATTGGCCGATTGCGTTCCGGTTTACGAAGAAATGCCGGGATGGACCGATAGCACAGCCGGCGTAACCGACTACGACCTGCTTCCTGACGCGGCGAAAGGCTACCTAAATCGACTGAGCGAGTTGATAGATACGCCCATCGCGTTGGTTTCAACCGGA
- a CDS encoding DUF2065 domain-containing protein: protein MLDWVTLFNALALALIIEGLFMALGPKLMQGFFAQAAKADHKMLRSTGLGSIIAGVVFLYLIP, encoded by the coding sequence ATGTTGGACTGGGTGACATTATTCAACGCGCTGGCGCTTGCGTTAATCATCGAAGGCCTGTTCATGGCATTGGGGCCAAAACTGATGCAAGGATTCTTTGCTCAGGCCGCTAAAGCCGACCATAAAATGCTGCGCTCCACGGGATTAGGGTCTATTATTGCGGGCGTTGTATTCCTTTATTTGATTCCTTGA